In Musa acuminata AAA Group cultivar baxijiao chromosome BXJ3-11, Cavendish_Baxijiao_AAA, whole genome shotgun sequence, one DNA window encodes the following:
- the LOC135652396 gene encoding heavy metal-associated isoprenylated plant protein 7-like isoform X1, protein MGEEEKKPEKEGKKEPPPPPPAAAAEEEKEKKDGGGGDGGEGEKKEGEKKESEKAAENPPPPPPPPPEEVVMKVYMHCEGCARKVRRCLRGFQGVEEVVADSRTHRVVVKGRKAAEDPMKVVERVQKKSGRKVELLSPIPPAKPEKEEKKEEKPKAEEKKEPQVIIVVLRVYMHCEACAQEIKKRILRMKGVQTAEPDLKSLEVTVKGAFDPASLVAYVHKRTGKHAAVVKQEPVEKKPEEPEKAKAEEPPPAEAAGKDEKKSSGGEKNEKEKKGGENKEEEKKKEEGGGEDSKKDGTVAAEQENGDKKKEEQEEKKEANGGGGGVGQGATEVPAAVVAVAATAIDGGGAGKPKRNEFYYYYPRYPVEYAYPPQIFSDENPNACAVM, encoded by the exons ATGGGAGAG GAGGAGAAGAAGCCGGAGAAGGAAGGGAAGAaagagccgccgccgccgccgccggctgCTGCggcagaggaggagaaggagaagaaggatggAGGTGGCGGCGACGGAGGCGAgggggagaagaaagagggagagaagaaggAGAGCGAGAAGGCGGCCGAGAATCCAccgcctccgccaccgccgccgccggagGAAGTGGTGATGAAGGTCTACATGCATTGCGAGGGGTGTGCCAGGAAGGTGCGCCGATGCCTCAGAGGCTTCCAAG GCGTGGAGGAGGTGGTGGCGGACAGCCGGACGCACCGGGTGGTGGTGAAGGGGAGGAAGGCGGCGGAGGATCCCATGAAGGTGGTGGAGAGGGTGCAGAAGAAGAGCGGGCGGAAAGTGGAGCTGTTGAGTCCCATTCCACCTGCGAAACcggaaaaggaggagaagaaagaggagaagccCAAGGCagaggagaagaaagag CCGCAGGTGATCATTGTCGTGCTCAGAGTCTACATGCATTGCGAGGCCTGCGCCCAAGAGATCAAGAAAAGGATCCTAAGAATGAAAG GGGTGCAGACGGCGGAACCGGACCTGAAGAGCTTGGAGGTCACGGTGAAAGGCGCGTTCGACCCGGCGAGCCTGGTGGCGTACGTGCACAAGCGGACGGGGAAGCACGCGGCGGTGGTGAAGCAGGAGCCGGTGGAGAAGAAGCCGGAGGAGCCAGAGAAGGCCAAGGCCGAGGAGCCGCCACCAGCTGAGGCGGCGGGAAAGGACGAGAAGAAGTCCAGTGGTGGAGAGAAGaacgagaaggagaagaagggtggggagaacaaggaggaagagaagaagaaggaggagggcgGAGGGGAGGACTCGAAGAAGGACGGCACCGTCGCAGCGGAGCAGGAGAACGGGGACAAGAAGAaggaggagcaggaggagaagaaggaggccaacggcggcggcggaggagtagGGCAAGGGGCGACGGAGGTTCCGGCTGCCGTCGTGGCCGTGGCGGCGACGGCGATCGACGGCGGCGGAGCGGGTAAGCCGAAGAGGAACGAGTTCTATTACTACTACCCGCGCTACCCCGTGGAGTACGCTTACCCGCCGCAGATCTTTAGCGACGAGAATCCTAATGCATGCGCTGTCATGTGA
- the LOC135652396 gene encoding heavy metal-associated isoprenylated plant protein 7-like isoform X2, which yields MGEEEKKPEKEGKKEPPPPPPAAAAEEEKEKKDGGGGDGGEGEKKEGEKKESEKAAENPPPPPPPPPEEVVMKVYMHCEGCARKVRRCLRGFQGVEEVVADSRTHRVVVKGRKAAEDPMKVVERVQKKSGRKVELLSPIPPAKPEKEEKKEEKPKAEEKKEVIIVVLRVYMHCEACAQEIKKRILRMKGVQTAEPDLKSLEVTVKGAFDPASLVAYVHKRTGKHAAVVKQEPVEKKPEEPEKAKAEEPPPAEAAGKDEKKSSGGEKNEKEKKGGENKEEEKKKEEGGGEDSKKDGTVAAEQENGDKKKEEQEEKKEANGGGGGVGQGATEVPAAVVAVAATAIDGGGAGKPKRNEFYYYYPRYPVEYAYPPQIFSDENPNACAVM from the exons ATGGGAGAG GAGGAGAAGAAGCCGGAGAAGGAAGGGAAGAaagagccgccgccgccgccgccggctgCTGCggcagaggaggagaaggagaagaaggatggAGGTGGCGGCGACGGAGGCGAgggggagaagaaagagggagagaagaaggAGAGCGAGAAGGCGGCCGAGAATCCAccgcctccgccaccgccgccgccggagGAAGTGGTGATGAAGGTCTACATGCATTGCGAGGGGTGTGCCAGGAAGGTGCGCCGATGCCTCAGAGGCTTCCAAG GCGTGGAGGAGGTGGTGGCGGACAGCCGGACGCACCGGGTGGTGGTGAAGGGGAGGAAGGCGGCGGAGGATCCCATGAAGGTGGTGGAGAGGGTGCAGAAGAAGAGCGGGCGGAAAGTGGAGCTGTTGAGTCCCATTCCACCTGCGAAACcggaaaaggaggagaagaaagaggagaagccCAAGGCagaggagaagaaagag GTGATCATTGTCGTGCTCAGAGTCTACATGCATTGCGAGGCCTGCGCCCAAGAGATCAAGAAAAGGATCCTAAGAATGAAAG GGGTGCAGACGGCGGAACCGGACCTGAAGAGCTTGGAGGTCACGGTGAAAGGCGCGTTCGACCCGGCGAGCCTGGTGGCGTACGTGCACAAGCGGACGGGGAAGCACGCGGCGGTGGTGAAGCAGGAGCCGGTGGAGAAGAAGCCGGAGGAGCCAGAGAAGGCCAAGGCCGAGGAGCCGCCACCAGCTGAGGCGGCGGGAAAGGACGAGAAGAAGTCCAGTGGTGGAGAGAAGaacgagaaggagaagaagggtggggagaacaaggaggaagagaagaagaaggaggagggcgGAGGGGAGGACTCGAAGAAGGACGGCACCGTCGCAGCGGAGCAGGAGAACGGGGACAAGAAGAaggaggagcaggaggagaagaaggaggccaacggcggcggcggaggagtagGGCAAGGGGCGACGGAGGTTCCGGCTGCCGTCGTGGCCGTGGCGGCGACGGCGATCGACGGCGGCGGAGCGGGTAAGCCGAAGAGGAACGAGTTCTATTACTACTACCCGCGCTACCCCGTGGAGTACGCTTACCCGCCGCAGATCTTTAGCGACGAGAATCCTAATGCATGCGCTGTCATGTGA
- the LOC135652396 gene encoding heavy metal-associated isoprenylated plant protein 7-like isoform X3, whose amino-acid sequence MGEEEKKPEKEGKKEEEKEKKDGGGGDGGEGEKKEGEKKESEKAAENPPPPPPPPPEEVVMKVYMHCEGCARKVRRCLRGFQGVEEVVADSRTHRVVVKGRKAAEDPMKVVERVQKKSGRKVELLSPIPPAKPEKEEKKEEKPKAEEKKEPQVIIVVLRVYMHCEACAQEIKKRILRMKGVQTAEPDLKSLEVTVKGAFDPASLVAYVHKRTGKHAAVVKQEPVEKKPEEPEKAKAEEPPPAEAAGKDEKKSSGGEKNEKEKKGGENKEEEKKKEEGGGEDSKKDGTVAAEQENGDKKKEEQEEKKEANGGGGGVGQGATEVPAAVVAVAATAIDGGGAGKPKRNEFYYYYPRYPVEYAYPPQIFSDENPNACAVM is encoded by the exons ATGGGAGAG GAGGAGAAGAAGCCGGAGAAGGAAGGGAAGAaagag gaggagaaggagaagaaggatggAGGTGGCGGCGACGGAGGCGAgggggagaagaaagagggagagaagaaggAGAGCGAGAAGGCGGCCGAGAATCCAccgcctccgccaccgccgccgccggagGAAGTGGTGATGAAGGTCTACATGCATTGCGAGGGGTGTGCCAGGAAGGTGCGCCGATGCCTCAGAGGCTTCCAAG GCGTGGAGGAGGTGGTGGCGGACAGCCGGACGCACCGGGTGGTGGTGAAGGGGAGGAAGGCGGCGGAGGATCCCATGAAGGTGGTGGAGAGGGTGCAGAAGAAGAGCGGGCGGAAAGTGGAGCTGTTGAGTCCCATTCCACCTGCGAAACcggaaaaggaggagaagaaagaggagaagccCAAGGCagaggagaagaaagag CCGCAGGTGATCATTGTCGTGCTCAGAGTCTACATGCATTGCGAGGCCTGCGCCCAAGAGATCAAGAAAAGGATCCTAAGAATGAAAG GGGTGCAGACGGCGGAACCGGACCTGAAGAGCTTGGAGGTCACGGTGAAAGGCGCGTTCGACCCGGCGAGCCTGGTGGCGTACGTGCACAAGCGGACGGGGAAGCACGCGGCGGTGGTGAAGCAGGAGCCGGTGGAGAAGAAGCCGGAGGAGCCAGAGAAGGCCAAGGCCGAGGAGCCGCCACCAGCTGAGGCGGCGGGAAAGGACGAGAAGAAGTCCAGTGGTGGAGAGAAGaacgagaaggagaagaagggtggggagaacaaggaggaagagaagaagaaggaggagggcgGAGGGGAGGACTCGAAGAAGGACGGCACCGTCGCAGCGGAGCAGGAGAACGGGGACAAGAAGAaggaggagcaggaggagaagaaggaggccaacggcggcggcggaggagtagGGCAAGGGGCGACGGAGGTTCCGGCTGCCGTCGTGGCCGTGGCGGCGACGGCGATCGACGGCGGCGGAGCGGGTAAGCCGAAGAGGAACGAGTTCTATTACTACTACCCGCGCTACCCCGTGGAGTACGCTTACCCGCCGCAGATCTTTAGCGACGAGAATCCTAATGCATGCGCTGTCATGTGA